GTCGCCCCTGGTTTCATCACTACCGATATGACCAGCGATCTCAATAACCCCGAAGATATCCTAAAATACATCCCCCTCGGTCGCTTCGGTCAGCCCGAAGAAGTCGCTGGAATGGTGCGTTTCCTCGCCGCCGATCCCGCAGCCAACTATATCACCGGACAAGTTTTTAACGTCGATGGCGGAATGGTCATGGCTTAAATAGTGCTGAGTTAAGAGTTATTGCAAGGAGGCAGGACAATACTTTTCGGTTAAACCCAATAATCTCTCTTTTGATCTGGGGAAAGGTTAAAGGGGAAAGGGTTTGAATTTCCCTTTCCCCTTTCCCCCAAAACCCGAAAAGTATTGGGAGGTAGGAGACAGAGGGTAGTTTTCCTGCTGCCTTCATCTGAAGAGATATATTTACGTTGACACACAACATAATTCTTCTGTAGAGTGAGTGCGTAATACCGTTTCACTTTCAGGTTGATAGAAATAGACCGCAGGGGACAGAATTAGAGACAAATATATTTGTATCAAGCATTTCGTGAAATGGTATCAGCCCTAATCTTTTAAGATTAGTCTAAAACTGAATGAGAAATATTCCCTAGCAAAAATGACTAACTCAACACCAAGTCGTTTGGGTGAACTCGCCAAACTGTTTTTTAAACTTGGCGTTATCGGCTTTGGGGGCCCGGTTGCCCATATTGCCATGATTGAAGATGAAGTGGTTAAGCGTCGTCAGTGGTTGACAAGGGAGCATTTTCTGGATTTGCTGGGCGCAACTAACCTAATTCCTGGACCAAATTCCACAGAAATGGCTATCCATATAGGATACATCTATGCAGGTTGGCTGGGGCTGATTGTCTCAGGTGTCTGTTTTGTCTTACCTGCGGTTCTAATTACTGGGGGGTTTGCTTGGGTTTATGTTGCCTACGGCACTTTACCTCAAGTAGCTCCACTCTTTTATGGCATTAAACCGGCTGTTTTAGCAATCATTCTCAATGCCCTCTGGGGCTTGGCAAAAAAGGCTGTGAAAACTCGCCAATTGTTAGTGATTGCTTTGGCTGTGGCATTAATGACATTATTATTCAAATTAAATGAAGTAATTGCCCTATTAGTTGGGGGATTGCTGGGTATGGTTTGGTTACATTCTGGCGATAAAAACGACAAACCAGGAGATAAAGCCAACTTTCTAATTGCTAGTCTCAGCACAGGTGCGACTTTAAAGGCATCAACGGTTGTTGCTGCATCGGTAGCTACCGCATCTACTGTAACCAACGTTTCTTTATGGCAGTTGGGTTGGTTTTTTCTGAAAGTCGGTAGTGTCTTGTTTGGTGGTGGCTACCTTTTGGTGGCTTTTCTCCAAGGAGGATTAGTTCAAGAATATGGCTGGCTGACACAACAGCAGTTGCTAGATGCGATCGCAATTGGTCAATTTACTCCTGGGCCAGTACTTTCGACTGCTACGTTTATTGGTTATATCATTGCCGACATCCCTGGCGCAATTATTGCCACAATCGGAATTTTTCTACCTTCTTTTGTTTTCGTTGCTGCCCTGAATCCCTTGATTCCCCGTTTACGGGCCTCTTCTTGGAGTAGAGCATTTTTGGATGCTGTGAATGTTAGTGCTGTAGCGCTAATGGTTGTTACCACCCTGCAACTGGGTGCAGCCACCTTAACATTACCACAAGCCCCATTTGTAGATTTTCTCGGCTTGGCGATCGCGATCGTCTCAGCCATTTTAGCTATTCACTTCCGCATCAATGCTGCATGGCTAGTTTTTGGTAGTGCTTTTATTGGATGGGGCGCTACACTCTTGGGCTACACTCGTTGAAATTGCATATTTTATCAAAACAGAATTTTGGAGTCATGCGATTTCTGGGTGAGGCTGCGCCAAATTTTCTAGGCAATAGGCAATAGGCAACAGG
The Nostoc punctiforme PCC 73102 genome window above contains:
- the chrA gene encoding chromate efflux transporter — its product is MTNSTPSRLGELAKLFFKLGVIGFGGPVAHIAMIEDEVVKRRQWLTREHFLDLLGATNLIPGPNSTEMAIHIGYIYAGWLGLIVSGVCFVLPAVLITGGFAWVYVAYGTLPQVAPLFYGIKPAVLAIILNALWGLAKKAVKTRQLLVIALAVALMTLLFKLNEVIALLVGGLLGMVWLHSGDKNDKPGDKANFLIASLSTGATLKASTVVAASVATASTVTNVSLWQLGWFFLKVGSVLFGGGYLLVAFLQGGLVQEYGWLTQQQLLDAIAIGQFTPGPVLSTATFIGYIIADIPGAIIATIGIFLPSFVFVAALNPLIPRLRASSWSRAFLDAVNVSAVALMVVTTLQLGAATLTLPQAPFVDFLGLAIAIVSAILAIHFRINAAWLVFGSAFIGWGATLLGYTR